The genomic segment CTCTGAATCCTGAAGTTCAAAATCAGCCGGAGTAGCACTAACATAAATTATCTGGTTGATTTGATTCTGAAACTCATCAAAATTCAACGGCCTGTTGTCTAAAGCTGAGGGTAATCGAAATCCATAATCAACTAAGTTTCTTTTTCTGGCTCTGTCACCGGCATACATTCCTGTGATTTGGGGAATAGTCACATGACTTTCATCAATAATCATTAAGTAATCATCAGGAAAATAATCCAACAAACAAAATGGCCTTTCACCCGGATTTCTTCTGTCTAAAAATCTCGAATAGTTTTCAATTCCGGAGCAATACCCCAATTCACGCATCATTTCAATGTCAAAATTCACTCTTTCTTCCAGTCTTTTTGCTTCCAAAAACTTATGACTTTCCTTAAAATATTCAATCTGCTCATGCATTTCATCCTGGATTTGGAAAATAGCATTAGTAAGATGATCCTTGGGAGTCATATAGAGATTTGCCGGATAAAGGGCAATGTGTTCCATAGCTTCTAATGTTTTGCCGCTTTCAGGATCAAAACTTTCAATTTCTTCAATATCGTCACCCCAGAAAATAATTCGGTAAGCAAAGTCAGCATATGGCAGAAAAATTTCAACAGTATCTCCGTGTACCTTAAATGTTCCCCGCTTAAATTCAACTCCGGCTCTCGAATATAATGATTCGACCAGTTTATATAAAAATTGGTTTCTATTAATAGTTTGTCCTACCTGCAACCGGATAATCCCATCTTTAAAATCTTTTGGATTACCAATTCCGTAAATACAGGAAACAGAAGCAACTACTAAGATGTCTCTTCTTCCGGAAAGCAAACTTGTACTTGCTTTTAATCTTAATTTTTCGACTTCTTCATTAATGGAAAGATCCTTTTCAATAAAGGTATCTGTAGAAGAAATATATGCCTCAGGTTGATAATAGTCGTAGTAGGAAACAAAATATTCCACAGCATTATCGGGAAAAAAACTTTTAAATTCTCCATATAATTGGGCTACCAAAGTTTTATTGTGGCTAATAATAATAGTGGGGCGTTGAACTTCTTTTATAACATTGGCCATAGTATAAGTCTTGCCGGAACCGGTTACTCCAAGGAGTGTTTGAGCCCTGTCCTTTCGATTCAGCCCTTCTATCAGTTGTTTTATGGCCTCCGGCTGATCCCCGGTAGGCTTATAGTTTGAATGCAGTTTGAATTTCATTACTGGGTTTTCTGGTAAACGTTAACTATGTACAACGACAAAAAATACCTAAATTTATATACGAAGCCGGACAGTAGTTTAAGACTTGCAAATTTACAAACTTAAGTCTCTCTTTTTCATTATACAGGTGGAATAAAATGTGATAAGGTTAAGCTTACTCTAAAAATTTGAGTACTAAAATTTTTGATAGTGGTTAACGAGATTTGATATTTTTCAGAAGGCAATTACCTGAGAAAGCTTCTTTTTCTAAATATTTAATCGGATAACTTGTTAAAACTTTATAACATTTTAATATAATTTCGTTTCTAAAATATAAGTAGTTGCGAAGTCTTATTTTACATTGATTTATTAACTTAAAAAAAGAAGATACCTTTTTTTATCTTTGTAACAAGATTAAAGATGTTTACAGATATTAAGCATGCTTAACTAAATCTAAATTATTTAAATAAAACGGAATATATGAAATTTGAGGACATCGTATCAATAAGTGGAATGCCCGGACTTTTTAAAATTTTAACTAAGCGTCCTGACGGATTAATAGTTGAACCACTCGGAGAAGGGAAATCTAAATTTGTATCTAACAGGGTACATTTTTTCTCTCCATTGGATTCAATTACGATATATACAGAAACGGATAGTTTGGAGTTGGTAAAAGTTTTTCAGGAAATGCAAAAAAAGGAAGGTGAAGTAAAGCCTCCTTCTGCAAAAGACAGCGCTGACAAGCTAAAAGCATATTTTTCGGATGTGGTTCCTGAATATGATAAAGAGCGTGTTTATATCAGTGATATAAAAAAAGTGTTAAAATGGTACGTTGATTTGAAAAAACATAATGTTCCATTTGAATTAGAGGAAACTGCTTCTGAGGCTGAGGATGCAGATAAACCTAAAAAGGAAGAAGACAAAACGGCAAAAGCCAAAAAACCTGCCCAAAAAAAGGTAGAAAAGCCGGTAACAGCAAAAGCTACAAAAGCCAAAAAGAAGCCGGACAATAAAAAGAATAAAGTTTAATTTTCATTAAAAAAATTGAGAAGTATATGTATGACATTATAGAGAAGCCTGTAGATTTCAGATATTTAAAAGAGCTGCCGGACTCCTTAAAATGGGAATATTTTGAACCTTTTTTTAAAGATTTAGAGTCAAGAGATATTAATGACAAGGAATCCTTAGTTCAATTTATAAAAGATTGGAATGAAATAAGTGTTTACTTAGGTGAGGAGGTTCGTTGGGTGTATGTCCAAATGAGTCAGGATACTGAGAATAAAGATGTTAGAGAAAAATTTTCAGATTATCTGACAAATATAGAGCCTAAATTAAGAGAGATAAGTTTCGAGTTAGAGAAAAAATTGTTGTTATCCCCGGCTATTAAAGAATTAGATAATGGGAAGTATGGCATTTTTATCAGAAATGTAAAAAATCAGGTTGAGCTTTACAGAAAAGAAAATCTTGAGTTACAAAAAGATTTAAAGCTGCTTGAAAAAGAATATGGTGTTATTTCCGGTAAAATGACTATTGAGTTAGACGGAAAAGAAGTACCACTTTCTGCCGCTCAAAATAAACTTAAAGATCCGGACAGATCTATTCGGAAAGAGGTATTTGAAAAAGTACAGGGAAGGAGATATCAGGATAAAGAAGAACTGAATTCCTTATTCAATAAGCTTTTAAATCTGAGAGCAGAAATAGCGAAAAATGCCGGTTTTGATAACTTTAGAGATTATAAGTTTAAAAGCATGAATCGTTTTGATTATTCAGCGAAAGACTGCTTTGAATTTCATGATTCTATAGAAGCCTTAATTGTGCCCTTGCTTAAAAAGAATTATGAAGAAAAGAAAGCCGCGCTGAAACTGGATGTTTTTAAACCATATGATTTAGACGTAAACCCGGACGGAAGTGCTCCATCAGTGCCTTTTAAAAGTCAGGATGAGTTGGTTCAGAAGACGGTTAAGTGCATGTCGAAGGTAAATCCTTTCTTTGGAAAATGTCTGCAAAAGATGTCTGACAGAGGGCATTTGGATTTAGAAGGCCGTAAAGGCAAAGCTCCGGGTGGTTTTAATATGTCCCTGCCTAAAACAGGTGGTGCATTTATATTTATGAATGCTTCCGGTTCAGAGAGAGATGTTAGAACCATGTTGCACGAGGCAGGTCATGCAGTGCATTCTTTTTTAATGGATAATCAGCAGTATGATTTTCAGAAAAGTATTCCTTCTGAAGTAGCTGAACTGGCATCTATGTCAATGGAACTGTTTACATTTGATTATTGGGATATCTTTTACAATGATGAAAAGTCATTAAAAAAAGCAAAGAAAAATCAACTGGAAAGTATTTTGCAAATACTACCCTGGGTAGCAACTATTGACTCTTTCCAGCATTGGATTTATACGAATCCCGGTCATACAGATGAAGAGAGAAGTGAGTATTGGTTAAAGTGTTTTAATCGTTTTTCTCCTGATATTGTTGATTGGACCGGTTATGAAAATTATAAAGAAGTTAACTGGCAGAAGCAATTACATTTGTATCAGGTGCCATTTTATTATATTGAATATGCGATGGCTCAGTTAGGAGCGGTAGCTATGTGGAAACAGTACAAGACAAATCCTGAAGAAGCAATCAATAACTATATGAATGCTTTGAGTTTAGGAAACTCCAGAAGTATTCCGGAGCTCTATGAAACCGCCGGAATTAAATTTGATTTCAGCAAAAAGTATCTGGAAGAACTGAAAGATTTTTTACTGGATGAAATTAGTAAATTAAAATAAAAAAAAGGGAGTACCTGATTAGGCACTCCCTTTTTTATTAAAGCTTTTTAGCGAAGCAGGGTAACGTTACCATACTTCTCAACTATCTGACCATTTCCACAAGTTGCTCTTACATGATAAGCGAAAACATCAGCATTTAGCATTATGCCATTATGTCTTCCATCCCAACCCTGGCTCATATCATTCGTTTCAAATAAAAGCTCACCCCAACGGTTGAATATTCTAAAGAAGATAATATCCTGTACTTCTCTTGAGCGAACATAAACTTTATCATTAATCTCATCTCCATTAGGTGTAAATGTATTCGGGACAAAAATATCAGCACCACATTCGGTAATTGTAGTTATGTATAAGCTGTCTCTTGCTACACAACCATATTCATCAGTAACATTAACGTGTACATAGCCATCATTTTCCGCAAAATAAGTTGTTTGAGGGCACTCAGGACAATCAATGTTTTCATATGGCTCCCACTCATAAATCCAACTGTTATTGTTAGGAGTAGCTTGCAAGTCAACAGTTGAGCCGCTGACAACTATCTGGTCATTACCTGCATTTACATGTGGCGGTAAATAAACATTTACAGTAACGCTATGAGTGTCAGGTGCGCAGCTTCCACTGTATACTATAATAGAGTATTCAGTATTTTGAGTAGGGCTGACTACCGGATTTAAAACACCCTGTCCGATTTCTTCAGCAGGTAACCAAACAAAGCCGGTACCTAAACTACTACTGTCTAATATCTCTGCCTGTAATTCAACGCTTTGACCCAGACATATATCATAGTGTTCTGTAACTGATACATCCAATACATCTATAACATTTACTACAACTGCATCCTGATTTGTACAACCGAATTCATTTTCGACTTCCACGAAATAGATATCTTGTCCACTTGCAGTCACTTCTATATCTTCTGTGTTTGCTAAAAGATCGCCGCTAATATTAAACCATGAAAAATGGACAGCTGTTTCAGAGTAAGCTGAAATAATAGTTTCATCATCTTCGCATAGAGTTAAATCCGGAGAAGTTTGAACATCAGGAATTGGATTTACTATAACACTTAAGCTATCCTGTCCAAAACAACCAAATTGATTTATGGCAACTACATTATAAACAGTATTGTAAACAGGACTTACTTCCGGGTTTGGGCAATCAGTACAACTCATCTCAGTACCAACCCAGCTGTAGAAAAGTGCACCATTTGCATCTAAAGTAGCTGTTTCGCCAAGACATATTTCAATATCCGGGCCGGCATCAATTTCCGGTTTAGGGTGAATAACAACCTGAACACTATCTCTAACAATGCAATTTGGTGTGTAATATACTTCAAGTATGTATTGAGTTGTAGAATCAGGTTTAGCAATTACAGTAGTGCAATCTTCACAATTCAAACTTTCTGAAGGGCTCCAGCTGATATCGCCGTCACCATATGCCTGTATAGTTACTTGCTGATCCGGACAAACAGCAAATGGGCCATTTAATATTCCACCGTTAATACTATCTGTAATTACATTAATGTTCTCTACATGAACACATCCGTTATTATCTGTTATTGTTAACTCATAAATACCACCGGATAAATTGAATAAGTCTGTACCATTTTGTCCGTTATCCCAGTTAAATTGATAAGGAGCGTTTCCACCAAAGGCAAAAGTAGTTATATATCCGTCTTTTGCATCCGGGCATGACTCATTTGT from the Chitinophagaceae bacterium genome contains:
- the uvrB gene encoding excinuclease ABC subunit UvrB, with product MKFKLHSNYKPTGDQPEAIKQLIEGLNRKDRAQTLLGVTGSGKTYTMANVIKEVQRPTIIISHNKTLVAQLYGEFKSFFPDNAVEYFVSYYDYYQPEAYISSTDTFIEKDLSINEEVEKLRLKASTSLLSGRRDILVVASVSCIYGIGNPKDFKDGIIRLQVGQTINRNQFLYKLVESLYSRAGVEFKRGTFKVHGDTVEIFLPYADFAYRIIFWGDDIEEIESFDPESGKTLEAMEHIALYPANLYMTPKDHLTNAIFQIQDEMHEQIEYFKESHKFLEAKRLEERVNFDIEMMRELGYCSGIENYSRFLDRRNPGERPFCLLDYFPDDYLMIIDESHVTIPQITGMYAGDRARKRNLVDYGFRLPSALDNRPLNFDEFQNQINQIIYVSATPADFELQDSEGIIVEQVVRPTGLLDPVIDIRPSLNQIDDLLEEIDERIKSNERVLVTTLTKRMAEELTKYLTRYSIKCRYIHSEVDTMERVEILRDLRLGKFDVLVGVNLLREGLDLPEVSLVAILDADKEGFLRSERSLTQIAGRAARNINGLVVMYADKVTGSMQRTIDETNRRREKQLEYNRKHNIQPATITKTKEEIMSQSSILDIRALNRDKNYKGKPEVALVAEDPVVQYMNKDQLKKMMDNTKRKMEKAAKELHFMEAARLRDELYALKKLMDSKK
- a CDS encoding M3 family oligoendopeptidase → MYDIIEKPVDFRYLKELPDSLKWEYFEPFFKDLESRDINDKESLVQFIKDWNEISVYLGEEVRWVYVQMSQDTENKDVREKFSDYLTNIEPKLREISFELEKKLLLSPAIKELDNGKYGIFIRNVKNQVELYRKENLELQKDLKLLEKEYGVISGKMTIELDGKEVPLSAAQNKLKDPDRSIRKEVFEKVQGRRYQDKEELNSLFNKLLNLRAEIAKNAGFDNFRDYKFKSMNRFDYSAKDCFEFHDSIEALIVPLLKKNYEEKKAALKLDVFKPYDLDVNPDGSAPSVPFKSQDELVQKTVKCMSKVNPFFGKCLQKMSDRGHLDLEGRKGKAPGGFNMSLPKTGGAFIFMNASGSERDVRTMLHEAGHAVHSFLMDNQQYDFQKSIPSEVAELASMSMELFTFDYWDIFYNDEKSLKKAKKNQLESILQILPWVATIDSFQHWIYTNPGHTDEERSEYWLKCFNRFSPDIVDWTGYENYKEVNWQKQLHLYQVPFYYIEYAMAQLGAVAMWKQYKTNPEEAINNYMNALSLGNSRSIPELYETAGIKFDFSKKYLEELKDFLLDEISKLK